From the Sphingobium yanoikuyae genome, the window GGACAATTTGTCGTTACCTCGCCTCGGAAACTGGAAGAAGCGATAGCCCAACTTGATACGGAGGCTGTTGCCCGTCATGGCGTCGTGATTGAAGAGAATCTCGACAATGTCATCACCTACAGCGTCGGCATGACATGCCTTTTTGGAGACTTGATCTCCTATTGGGGCACGCAGCGTCTCGCCACCAACAATGACGGCGCCACCGTCTATGGCGGCTCGACCCTGCATGTTGTGAGGGGTGGCTTTGAACGACTGGCCGGACTCGATCTTGCAGACGATCTGAAGCAGGGTATCAAAAAGGCGATCGCATATGATGCGATCGTTTCGAAATTCTACCCGGATCTGATGGCCTCTCGCCGCAACTATGATGTCGCTGCCGGGATTAATTCTTCCGGCGAAATACGCATTGGCGTCCTTGAACAAAGTTGGCGGGCGGGCGGCGCGAGTGGCGCCGAAATAGCGGCTTTCAAAGCCTTTGCGCGCGATCCCGAATTGTCGGCGGTTACATGCGCCACGATGGAGATTTATGGTGAAATCGACGCCGCACCGATCGGTAGCATCGTCTATTATAGCGGTATCGATGCGGTCGCGGGACCGATGACAAAATATGCAATGGAGCTGGAATGACAGGCAGCCAGATATGCTTCGATGTCGAAGGGGAAAGTCTTGAGGCGACGATCCTGTCACCGGACAAGCTTGTTCCTGGCATACTCTTCATTCACGGCTGGGGCGGTTCGCGCGATCAGGACATGGTGCGCGCCGAAGAGATCGCGCAGCTGGGCTGTATCTGCTTCACCTTTGATCTGCGAGGCCATGCCCGGCACGCCGAAGAACGTAACAGAGTGACACGATCCCATGGTCTTGCCGATGTCGTGGCCGCTTACGACTATCTTGTCGGCCAGGACCAGGTCGACCCATCTGCGATTGCAGTCGTGGGTACAAGTTATGGCGGCTATCTTGCCACCCTTCTCACCGCAGTCCGTCCGGTCAACTGGCTGGCCTTACGTGTGCCTGCTCTCTATCCGGACGAACATTGGGATGTCCCCAAGGCGATGCTGGATCGCGACCTCATCAATGCCTATCGGGCACGCTTCCGGACGGGGCGAGAGGACAAGGCGCTGGCAGCATGCGAGCGATTTGCAGGCGATGTGCTCATCGTGGAGTCAGAACATGATGACTATGTCCCGCACGAGACAATCAGCTCCTATATGTCGGCGTTTCACAACAGTAATTCCTTGAGCTACCGTATCCTCAAAGGAGCCGATCATTCGTTGCGGAACGAGGGCTGCCGGCGCGCATACAACCAGTTGCTGCTCACCTGGATCGAGGAAATGGTTCGGGGAGGTCGCAGATCGTCTACCCCCCACCAGCAAGCGGCCGGAGAAATGCCATCTCAGGCTTATAGACTTGCGGATCGATAGTCTTTTCCAACGCATTGGCCCGACAAGCCGCGTCATGCGTTGAGGGAGGGAAGGAGAGAGTCATGTCATTGTCGCTCGAAGACCTGTCCCGGAAGATGAAGGACATCGATTTCGCGATGCTTGCAACTCGTGCCAAAGGCGGTGCCATTGGTTCGCGTCCGATGAGCAATAATCGCGAAGTCGATTATGACGGCACGGCGTGGTTCTTCACAGACGAAACCGCCTTCATGGTTTCGGACATGGAAGCCGATTCAGCTGTCAATCTTAGCTATCAGGGCAAATCCGGTCTGCTGGGCCACCGTCCTTTTTTCGTCGCGGTCGAAGGGCGAGCCGCCTTGATCAGAGACCGGACTCAGTTTGAAGCCCATTGGACGAAGGGGCTCGAACGGTGGTGGCCGCAGGGCATTCAAACTCCCGGCCTGGTTCTGATCCAGGTGATTGGCGAACGCGCCCATTATTGGGACGGCGAGAAAGAAGGCGAAATCCTTCTTGAAGGCATTAAGTGATGTCGCCCAACGAAAAGCCTTCTGCACACCGGCTCGGAAAAGCCGGTGCTTTTGTTGTCGGCACTATCATCGCCATTTTCATCATCATATTTGTCGGCAGAAACCTGTGGCACGGAGAAGAGCTCGAGCAGGATCAAGCCGTCGGCAACAATGTTGCGACTGAGCATACCGGCCCCTCCTATAATCAGCGACCGTGAGGCACGCCACGTCTCAGACCGGAAGCTCCGTCGCTCTTTAAACCATCATTTATTAGGTTTCGACGCCCAGAACAGATGGCATGGTGGAATGTTGCGCCATTCATATGCGGCGTGCACTGACGAAAATCGCTGCTCGAGGAGTGGGCGTACAGCCTTGCGCATTTGATAAGCCATGAAGAGCCCATCAGGGGATAAGAGCTGCACGCTGCGATCAATGATCTGCGTTGCGATTGCAGGCTCAAGTGTCGAAAATGGTAAGCCCGAAATTATGCAATCGGCCTGCGAAAGGCCGAGATCCGCCATATACTGCTGAGCATCTGTGGCCGATCCAGTGATGACGTGCAAACGCCTGTCCGGAATTGCCGAAGCCAAATGGTCGGTGAATGACGGGCTGGTGTCGATGGCAATCAGCCTGGCATGCGGTCGGAGGTGAGCGAGAATGGCGCTAGTGAACGCGCCGGTACCTGGCCCATATTCGAGCATCGTCGTTACCTGAGACCAATCAACGCCGTGCAGCATTCGGTCGATCAGCCAGTGCGATGCTGGAAATGAAGAGCCGACCGTGTTCGGGCTTTTGAGAAATTCGGCGGCGGCAATGAGCCGGGCCTTCAAATCGCTCGTTCCCCCCGAAGCCACGGAAGTGGGGTAAGAAGCGGCATTTTGCACGTCGGCCATATCTGCTCCTCGACTTATTCTCCGCTCTAAAATCCTCCCGACGCATTTGAAGTTTCGATTCCCGCCGCAAAAATCACGCTTAACAAAATCAATCTCTGACATGATTTCTCACGCTTTTGGGACAATTGCTGATGTCAGTCTCGACGGAGGCGCGATGAAAGAGGGCGACCGTCCTGCTTTCAAGCGGCCTCTTTCATGTAGCGACGGAATTAATCTGGTCACCAGTCATTCAAGCGAGCAACTATGGATCATCACGAGGCGATGGGCGGTTGACGGATGGGTTAGACGGGTTGCACCGATAATCTGCATCAAAGGCCAGGATCGGAACGGGGGCGCCAGGACAGCTGTTTCCCCTCTATGGCGAAACTCAAGGTCTTCCGCACGCCCGCCGGCTTCCACGACGCCTATGTAGCGGCGCCAAGTCAGAAAGCTGCACTGGCCGCGTGGGGATCCGACGCCGACCTCTTTGCGCGCGGGATTGCAGAAAAGGTCACCGACCCCAAGCTGATGGGTGAGCCGCTCGCGAAGCCCGGAGTCGTAATTAAGGTCAGCCGGGGCAGTGCGGCTGACCATTTCGAGGCTGCCGAGCCAAAGTCGCCACCACATCGCAGTCGCCCGAAAGGCAGACGAATATCTACGGAGAATGTGGCGAAAGCCGACGCGCCGCCCATCGCGCCGACGCCAAGGAAGAAGGTTCCGCGCCCCAGCCGCGCAAAACTCGATGCAGCCCAGATAGCGCTCGAACAAGCGGCTGCTAATCTCAAGCAGAGCCTGGCAGACATCGAAGCAAGGCGGCGTGCTCTCGACGCTGAGCGCCGCGCTTTGCAGGCGGAAGGCGATAAGCGTATGACGAAGCTGGAGACCGCCCGCGACAGAGCGCGCAAAAAGTATCAGGCCCGGCTGGAGAAATGGGCTAGACGCTGACGTATCAAGACTGGCGCTTTGCCGTAGGCCGCCTTCTGCCCTTTAATAGGGCTACGGCCTCGTACCGAGGGCGGCTTTTGCATAGACTATCCAGCGGTAAGGACACGACATGGACGATAGCTGGGGATTGCCCATCGTGATGGCTTATCCCTTGCGGGGATAGCCTCATAAACTAAGGCTCACTCATCGGCCAGACTTGACGGCTTTCAAGATCGCTTCGCAGAAGCTGACCAATTGGCCGGAATTTGAGTTTGGGCCTGGGATATGCATATGGGGGCGCCAAGTGCCGGTAACGTCGATTACACGTGGTCACTCGGCGAGTTGCTCATGCACTTGACCAATGTTGACTGACAAGGAACTTCGCCTCGATCTCCTCGCGAGCGGCGACGTCAACGCAGAAGGGGCTTCTCTCGACATTGCTCCGTTCCTACGACGTATATGGTTCCCAGTACGGACGCTCCATAAGCCCTGTAGCAGCTCCAAGGACAAGCGCGGCTTTAGTCTCGACCATCGGCGCCTTGAGCGGATGAAGAACGCACGCCAGCGCTAGCTGAAAAATGCCTCTTGAAACCGGTTTATTGCTTCCTAATTTTTCCTCGCCGGACGCCGAAACCTGGGTCCGGTGGACATTGAGAGCGCCGGCTCTCTCCGGCGCTTCTCATGCCCGAATTGCTCAATCAGGAGGATTTGGAAATGAGAACCAGTGCTTTTGACTTTTCGCCGTATCGACGCTCAACCGTGGGTTTTGATCGGCTGTTCAACCTGCTCGAGGCAGGCGCGCGCGAAGACGATGGCTATCCACCCTTTGATATTCTGAGAGAAGGCGAAGACAGCTATCGCATCACGCTCGCTGTCGCAGGTTTCCGCCCCGAGGACATTGAAGTGGTGGCCCAGCAGAATCTGCTCACCGTGACCGGCAAGCGTGCCGAGGACAACGGCCAGGGCGAGTATCTGCACCGGGGCATCGCCACGCGTACGTTCGAGCGGCGCTTCCAGCTTGCCGATTTCGTGGAAGCTGGCGATGCCCGTTTCGAGAACGGCTTGCTGAGCATCACGCTCAGGCGCGTGGTGCCCGAGGCGATGAAACCGCGCCGAATTGAGATCGCTGGGGGCAAGGCCGCCCAGGATCAGATCGAAGCACCTAGGGATGAGGTCCGCGAAGCAGCCTGATCCCCGACCAAAGGGTTTGCCGGGCCGCATCCAGCGGCCCGGTAGGCCTACCCCTTCCAGCCAGAAAAGGAGATGACTATCATGGCTTTTCGTGATCTCATTCCCTGGAGGCGGCAGGAAAACCGGCTCCCCGTCCCGGTCAGTGCCGAGGGCGGCCGAGACAGCGATACCCACCCGATGCTCTCGCTCCACCGCGAGGTGGACCGGCAGTTCGATGGCCTCTTCCGCGCCTTCGGCGTACCCGCATTGGCTGGATTGTACCGCGCTGCCGGCTGGCCGCATGTCGAGCTCGGCGAGACCGACAAGGAGATCCGCGCTACGGCCAAACTGCCGGGTCTCGACGAAAGGATGTGGATATTACCGTTGAAGGCGGTGCGCTCACGCTCCGGGGAGAGAGGCGGTACAAAGTTGAAAACAAGGACTTTGGTTATCCCGAGCGCAGCGATAGCTGCTTTGAACGCCGTATCCGGCTGCCCGAGGACATCGACCGTGACAACGCTAACGCAGCTTTCAAGAACGGCGGGTTGACGGTTACTCTGCCCAAGATGGAGGCGGCAAACGAAAATGTCCGCCCAAATCCGGTCAATGGCAAGGCCGCCTGACGGCCTGGCTCAGAACTTCGGTTCCTGTCTTGCCAATTATAATTGTGGGGGCAGCCTCTGCCTTATCGGGTCCTACAGATCAAAGTCAGCAACTGAGCCGCATCAGCCGTCGATGATATCCTTGGCAAGTCCCGTCACTTTCCGACGACCGGATCATGTGGCTCGGCGTCATCGGACGGTAGGAAGCGCTGCGCGGCAATCTGCCGCGCATTCGCGGCACATGTCAGCGCAAAGTTTGCAATGCGCATGCTCATATCGACCGCATTGGGCCGCGCACAGA encodes:
- a CDS encoding DUF3182 family protein, with the protein product MASSHQTRFVKICPAQSGAMNNEHDRVARAELARRIARLGEATFVEHDPPGFSALDDSAQKTLFIPASTIDLAMARQLGISDESQIYGGVVPHAFVGSKVITHPLFQSSDAVPVGWHSELGAALAPHVLSGWSAFSVDAVRAAGLDLLKQGAIRLKEVEATAGLGQFVVTSPRKLEEAIAQLDTEAVARHGVVIEENLDNVITYSVGMTCLFGDLISYWGTQRLATNNDGATVYGGSTLHVVRGGFERLAGLDLADDLKQGIKKAIAYDAIVSKFYPDLMASRRNYDVAAGINSSGEIRIGVLEQSWRAGGASGAEIAAFKAFARDPELSAVTCATMEIYGEIDAAPIGSIVYYSGIDAVAGPMTKYAMELE
- a CDS encoding alpha/beta hydrolase family protein, with protein sequence MTGSQICFDVEGESLEATILSPDKLVPGILFIHGWGGSRDQDMVRAEEIAQLGCICFTFDLRGHARHAEERNRVTRSHGLADVVAAYDYLVGQDQVDPSAIAVVGTSYGGYLATLLTAVRPVNWLALRVPALYPDEHWDVPKAMLDRDLINAYRARFRTGREDKALAACERFAGDVLIVESEHDDYVPHETISSYMSAFHNSNSLSYRILKGADHSLRNEGCRRAYNQLLLTWIEEMVRGGRRSSTPHQQAAGEMPSQAYRLADR
- a CDS encoding pyridoxamine 5'-phosphate oxidase family protein, yielding MSLSLEDLSRKMKDIDFAMLATRAKGGAIGSRPMSNNREVDYDGTAWFFTDETAFMVSDMEADSAVNLSYQGKSGLLGHRPFFVAVEGRAALIRDRTQFEAHWTKGLERWWPQGIQTPGLVLIQVIGERAHYWDGEKEGEILLEGIK
- a CDS encoding class I SAM-dependent methyltransferase, which translates into the protein MADVQNAASYPTSVASGGTSDLKARLIAAAEFLKSPNTVGSSFPASHWLIDRMLHGVDWSQVTTMLEYGPGTGAFTSAILAHLRPHARLIAIDTSPSFTDHLASAIPDRRLHVITGSATDAQQYMADLGLSQADCIISGLPFSTLEPAIATQIIDRSVQLLSPDGLFMAYQMRKAVRPLLEQRFSSVHAAYEWRNIPPCHLFWASKPNK
- a CDS encoding Hsp20 family protein; this translates as MRTSAFDFSPYRRSTVGFDRLFNLLEAGAREDDGYPPFDILREGEDSYRITLAVAGFRPEDIEVVAQQNLLTVTGKRAEDNGQGEYLHRGIATRTFERRFQLADFVEAGDARFENGLLSITLRRVVPEAMKPRRIEIAGGKAAQDQIEAPRDEVREAA
- a CDS encoding Hsp20/alpha crystallin family protein; protein product: MDITVEGGALTLRGERRYKVENKDFGYPERSDSCFERRIRLPEDIDRDNANAAFKNGGLTVTLPKMEAANENVRPNPVNGKAA